A single Primulina eburnea isolate SZY01 chromosome 11, ASM2296580v1, whole genome shotgun sequence DNA region contains:
- the LOC140806246 gene encoding small ribosomal subunit protein eS19z produces the protein MSTAKTVKDVSPHEFVKAYAAHLKRSGKMELPEWTDIVKTGVLKELAPYDPDWYYIRAASMARKIYLRGGVGVGGFRRIYGGSKRNGSRPPHFCKSSGSIARNILQQLQVLGIVEMEPRGGRRITSNGQRDLDQVAGRIVVVAT, from the exons ATGTCGACTGCGAAGACTGTCAAAGATGTGTCCCCTCACGAGTTCGTCAAGGCGTACGCCGCTCATCTCAAGCGCTCCGGAAAG ATGGAGCTTCCTGAGTGGACTGATATTGTGAAAACTGGTGTGCTGAAAGAGCTTGCTCCATATGATCCTGACTGGTACTACATCAGGGCTG CTTCCATGGCTAGGAAGATTTATTTGAGGGGAGGTGTTGGCGTCGGTGGTTTCCGGAGAATTTATGGTGGGAGCAAGAGGAATGGGAGTCGTCCCCCTCATTTTTGCAAAAGCAGTGGGTCCATTGCTCGTAACATACTTCAACAGTTGCAAGTATTGGGCATTGTCGAGATGGAACCAAGGGG CGGAAGAAGAATCACTTCTAATGGACAAAGGGATCTTGATCAAGTAGCTGGAAGGATTGTTGTCGTTGCAACATAA
- the LOC140806245 gene encoding microtubule-destabilizing protein 60-like, whose product MDSSSKTVDAMVTPGKEKSSRSNLPKTDGSKKCSENFNPNLSSPNSKPSNSPSVINSEKSARKDFTRSPNPNQMASPLLKSKIRGRKFVIAKKKSRNEESNSSTSAVVCQKCKKTTKCLCVAHQSLRASQEEFFRNRGEIDNDAEFEKLEVYDDETVKAQIQVNPIGQDSGIINEGKIQGNDASSENGGEEGESGLKRSSDRLLEEARLASVPKPGSGRVMHLVKAFEKFKLIPNSNDLKEKEGEEVKDENKGLKWELNGLQQPPKFSNTEIPFSLFSPSDLLLTSESLGLDSNRSYSLDSSQGSISISVRTSADGRTSRRRSAESSVTISRRHCKRKQLKPTSQKPFMLRTEQRGKCKEEEFTKKLQQMMEEEKKLRIPIAQGLPWTTDEPECLVKPPAKENTRPVNLVLHSDIRAEERAEFDHQVAKKMSVIEEYRMERERQQKLAEEEEIRRLRKEIVPKAQPMPYFDRPFIPRRSTKQPTIPREPKFHVPQQKKIKCCLSWDDNCSEYEG is encoded by the exons ATGGATTCGAGTTCGAAGACCGTTGATGCAATGGTTACTCCTGGGAAAGAGAAATCCAGCCGTTCAAATCTGCCCAAAACTGACGGTTCCAAAAAATGTTCGGAGAATTTCAATCCAAATTTGTCGAGCCCTAACTCGAAGCCCTCCAATTCTCCATCAGTTATTAACTCTGAAAAGAGTGCCAGAAAGGATTTTACCAGAAGCCCCAACCCTAACCAAATGGCTTCCCCTCTGCTGAAGAGCAAGATTCGTGGTAGGAAGTTCGTGATAGCAAAGAAGAAATCTCGAAATGAGGAATCGAACTCTTCGACCTCCGCTGTGGTTTGTCAGAAGTGTAAGAAGACCACCAAGTGCCTGTGTGTGGCCCATCAGAGTTTGAGGGCTTCTCAGGAGGAGTTTTTTAGGAATCGGGGGGAAATAGATAATGATGCTGAGTTTGAGAAGCTAGAAGTGTATGATGATGAAACTGTGAAGGCGCAGATACAAGTAAACCCGATTGGTCAAGACTCCGGTATCATCAATGAAGGGAAAATACAGGGAAATGATGCTTCATCTGAAAATGGTGGGGAAGAGGGCGAATCCGGGTTGAAGAGGAGCAGTGATAGGTTGTTGGAAGAAGCAAGATTGGCGAGTGTGCCAAAGCCAGGATCTGGAAGGGTGATGCATTTGGTGAAGGCATTTGAAAAATTCAAATTGATTCCAAATTCAAATGATTTGAAGGAAAAAGAAGGGGAAGAAGTGAAGGACGAAAATAAGGGGCTAAAATGGGAGTTGAATGGACTTCAACAACCTCCTAAGTTTTCTAACACGGAGATTCCATTCTCTCTGTTCAGTCCATCAGACCTTCTCCTTACATCAGAGAGCTTAGGTTTAGATTCCAATCGATCTTATTCGCTAGACAGCAGCCAAGGAAG CATTAGCATTTCAGTCAGGACTTCTGCGGATGGTAGAACAAGCAGGCGGCGA AGTGCCGAATCATCAGTAACCATTTCTAGAAGACATTGTAAGAGAAAACAGCTCAAACCAACCTCTCAAAAGCCCTTCATGCTCAGAACTGAG CAAAGAGGAAAATGCAAGGAAGAAGAATTCACGAAGAAGTTGCAACAAATGATGGAAGAAGAGAAAAAATTGCGAATACCTATTGCTCAAGGTCTTCCTTGGACCACAGATGAACCAGAG TGTTTGGTGAAGCCTCCAGCCAAAGAAAATACGAGGCCCGTGAATCTGGTCTTGCATAGTGATATAAGGGCAGAGGAGCGGGCTGAATTTGATCATCAG GTTGCCAAGAAAATGAGTGTAATTGAAGAATATAGGATGGAAAGGGAGAGGCAGCAGAAG CTTGCCGAAGAGGAGGAAATCagaagactgagaaaagagattgTTCCAAAGGCTCAACCTATGCCATATTTTGATAGACCATTCATCCCCAGAAG GTCTACGAAGCAGCCGACCATACCCAGGGAACCAAAGTTCCATGTACCCCAACAGAAGAAGATCAAGTGCTGCTTGTCCTGGGACGACAATTGCAGCGAATACGAAGGGTGA